A single genomic interval of Bacillota bacterium harbors:
- a CDS encoding gamma carbonic anhydrase family protein, whose product MAANTWIAPTAVVIGDVEIGEYSSIWWNTILRGDSDKIVIGKHTNIQDNCIVHMNANDPVYIGNYVSIAHSAIVHACTIHDGVLIGMGARVLDRAEIGEGSLIGAGALVPPRMKVPPRSLVVGFPGKIVRELSEEEVKKHQQTWLIYENRWKTHYSQMRVIER is encoded by the coding sequence ATTGCGGCCAATACCTGGATTGCCCCAACCGCCGTGGTCATCGGCGACGTTGAAATCGGCGAGTACTCCAGTATCTGGTGGAACACCATCCTGCGGGGTGATTCTGACAAAATCGTCATTGGTAAACACACCAATATCCAAGACAACTGTATCGTCCACATGAACGCCAATGACCCTGTTTACATCGGCAACTACGTATCTATTGCCCACAGCGCCATTGTGCACGCCTGCACCATTCACGACGGGGTGCTGATCGGTATGGGAGCAAGAGTTCTGGACCGGGCCGAGATCGGGGAAGGCTCGCTGATCGGGGCCGGCGCTCTCGTCCCCCCAAGAATGAAGGTCCCCCCGCGCAGCCTGGTGGTCGGTTTTCCGGGCAAAATAGTCCGCGAGCTATCAGAGGAAGAGGTGAAAAAACATCAGCAGACCTGGCTGATCTACGAAAATCGCTGGAAAACCCATTACAGCCAAATGCGCGTTATTGAGCGTTGA